From a single Methanofollis sp. W23 genomic region:
- a CDS encoding magnesium transporter, with product MSAGNVLGREHRLFLTGTTALLISTAVAVVAGSYLSSIRETLTLIPGLLVLVPPTINMRGSISGVLASRLSSSMHLGEFSPDWRRGGVLAENLHASFILTVATAIALGFIAKLAAWGFGVEVIAAGDLILISVIAGILSGLLVMGFTVLVSVLSYRRGVDMDMIAAPAVTTIGDLVTIPVLALTAVTVVALPTEWRAALLVLVLIVAAVATGYSWVHGDRAREIVSEILPLLVGLSVLGTVAGVTYTMDLDRLVTVGALLILIPPFAGICGSIGGILCSRLGTWMHLGLIDPSLRPSREVGIQCVQSYLFTLVLLPLMAALAHGAALLLGATSPGLFTLVGIAVCAGVVVMTIVNGIAYLTASISFRYGFDPDNFGIPVITSVIDLLGAVVLIAVINFFL from the coding sequence ATGAGTGCGGGAAACGTCCTGGGGCGCGAGCATCGCCTCTTTCTTACCGGCACAACAGCGCTGCTGATCAGCACCGCCGTCGCGGTCGTCGCCGGGTCATATCTCTCCTCTATCCGTGAGACTCTCACGCTCATCCCTGGGCTGCTGGTCCTCGTCCCACCGACGATCAATATGCGCGGCAGCATCTCGGGGGTGCTCGCCTCCCGCCTCTCCTCGTCGATGCACCTGGGGGAGTTCTCCCCTGACTGGCGGCGGGGAGGCGTCCTTGCCGAGAACCTGCACGCTTCTTTTATTCTTACCGTCGCCACCGCCATCGCCCTCGGGTTCATCGCAAAACTTGCGGCCTGGGGCTTTGGGGTCGAGGTGATCGCGGCCGGCGACCTCATTCTCATCTCGGTGATCGCCGGGATCCTCTCTGGGCTCCTGGTGATGGGGTTCACGGTCCTGGTCTCGGTTCTCTCGTACAGGCGCGGGGTGGACATGGACATGATCGCCGCCCCGGCGGTAACGACCATCGGCGACCTGGTCACCATCCCAGTCCTCGCCCTCACGGCGGTGACGGTCGTCGCCCTACCCACAGAATGGCGGGCCGCTCTCCTCGTCCTTGTACTCATCGTTGCAGCGGTGGCGACCGGGTATTCATGGGTGCATGGTGACCGGGCCAGGGAGATCGTCTCCGAGATCCTGCCCCTCCTTGTCGGGCTCTCGGTCCTCGGGACGGTCGCGGGGGTGACCTATACGATGGACCTCGACCGTCTCGTCACGGTCGGGGCGCTTCTCATTCTCATCCCGCCTTTCGCCGGGATCTGCGGGTCGATCGGCGGGATCCTCTGCTCGCGTCTCGGAACCTGGATGCACCTCGGGCTGATCGACCCGTCCCTCCGGCCGTCCCGTGAGGTCGGTATCCAGTGTGTCCAGAGTTATCTCTTCACCCTCGTCCTCCTCCCGCTGATGGCCGCCCTCGCCCACGGCGCCGCCCTCCTCCTCGGGGCGACCTCGCCGGGCCTGTTCACCCTGGTCGGGATCGCCGTCTGCGCAGGAGTGGTGGTGATGACCATCGTCAACGGGATCGCCTATCTCACGGCGAGTATCTCGTTCAGGTACGGGTTTGACCCTGACAACTTCGGGATCCCGGTGATCACCTCGGTGATCGATCTCCTGGGGGCAGTGGTCCTCATTGCGGTGATCAACTTCTTCCTGTGA
- the rnz gene encoding ribonuclease Z, which translates to MAGETLQVYFLGTAGALPTITRNPPCIMVRRGSDTLLFDCGEGGQQQMMRARTGFLVDAIFITHWHADHFLGVLGLVQTMSFNGRTEPLVIYGPEGVYEFVEHTRQLGKTRLGFDLQPVRLSPGSTVRFDGYQVEAFATCHGMPSLGYVLREDGRPGRFNREKAIALGIPPGPLFGHLQRGETVTVDHEGKEVTVTPDQVMGRARPGRTVIYSGDTRPLHHGPLDGLEDADLLIHDATFDDAERERASEVFHSSAGEAGEAAAALGAHALALVHISSRYTSTANHIQDARKKFEGEVIAPPDLTMVEIPFRE; encoded by the coding sequence ATAGCCGGCGAGACGTTGCAGGTCTACTTCCTCGGCACCGCCGGGGCGCTCCCCACCATAACCCGCAACCCCCCCTGCATCATGGTGAGGCGGGGGTCTGACACCCTCCTCTTCGACTGCGGGGAAGGGGGCCAGCAGCAGATGATGCGGGCGCGGACCGGGTTCCTGGTCGACGCGATCTTCATCACCCACTGGCATGCCGACCACTTTCTGGGGGTGCTCGGGCTGGTCCAGACGATGTCGTTCAACGGCCGGACCGAACCGCTCGTCATCTACGGCCCGGAAGGGGTCTACGAATTTGTCGAGCACACCAGGCAACTCGGCAAGACCAGGCTCGGCTTTGACCTCCAGCCGGTCAGGCTCAGTCCTGGTTCGACGGTGCGCTTCGATGGCTACCAGGTGGAGGCCTTTGCCACCTGTCATGGGATGCCGAGCCTCGGGTATGTCCTCAGGGAGGACGGGCGCCCGGGGCGGTTCAACAGGGAGAAGGCGATCGCCCTCGGGATCCCCCCTGGCCCGCTCTTCGGCCATCTCCAGCGCGGTGAGACGGTGACGGTGGATCACGAAGGAAAAGAGGTGACCGTCACCCCCGACCAGGTCATGGGGCGGGCGCGCCCCGGGCGGACGGTCATCTATTCTGGGGACACGCGGCCCCTTCACCACGGCCCCCTCGACGGCCTGGAAGACGCGGATCTCCTCATCCACGACGCCACCTTCGATGACGCAGAACGAGAACGGGCGAGCGAGGTCTTCCACTCCTCTGCAGGGGAGGCCGGGGAAGCGGCGGCGGCGCTTGGGGCGCACGCTCTTGCCCTTGTCCATATCAGTTCCAGGTACACATCGACGGCAAACCATATACAGGATGCACGAAAGAAGTTTGAAGGCGAAGTGATTGCACCACCAGACCTGACAATGGTGGAGATTCCTTTCAGGGAGTGA
- a CDS encoding sugar phosphate isomerase/epimerase family protein codes for MSVVPYFSSSSTVWKSVEWVFGIEEVGYTGWEISADGNYRLDDPEKKRAVLDVIESTHLDVTVHAPYADLNLASINDPIWQESVHQLCACVEHAADLTDRVTIHPGYLSPAGKLLPEKVWSLQKEALRVLGACGIEHGVKVCLENMINIPEFLCHDPDELLGITEGIEGVGVTFDLGHANTVRAVNGFLAHIGDADHLHIHDNHGTSDEHLALGAGTIDWEKVGRVVAQGYRGKVAVVEGRNLDEARESLAVFRRRFV; via the coding sequence ATGAGCGTCGTTCCCTATTTCTCGTCCTCCTCGACGGTCTGGAAATCGGTCGAGTGGGTCTTTGGGATCGAGGAGGTCGGGTATACCGGCTGGGAGATCTCGGCCGACGGCAACTACCGCCTTGATGATCCGGAGAAGAAGCGGGCCGTCCTCGACGTCATCGAGAGCACGCACCTCGACGTGACCGTCCACGCCCCCTACGCCGACCTCAACCTCGCCTCCATCAACGACCCCATCTGGCAGGAGTCGGTACACCAGCTCTGTGCCTGCGTCGAGCACGCCGCCGACCTCACCGACCGGGTCACCATCCATCCCGGCTACCTCTCGCCTGCAGGAAAACTCCTGCCTGAGAAGGTATGGAGCCTGCAGAAGGAGGCTCTCCGCGTGCTCGGGGCATGCGGTATCGAGCACGGGGTGAAGGTCTGCCTCGAGAATATGATCAATATCCCTGAGTTCCTCTGCCACGACCCCGACGAACTCCTCGGGATCACCGAGGGGATCGAGGGCGTGGGGGTCACCTTCGACCTGGGCCATGCCAACACGGTCAGGGCGGTCAACGGGTTCCTTGCGCATATCGGCGATGCCGACCACCTCCACATCCACGACAACCACGGAACCTCGGACGAGCACCTCGCCCTCGGCGCCGGGACCATCGACTGGGAGAAGGTCGGGCGCGTCGTCGCACAGGGATACCGGGGCAAGGTCGCCGTCGTCGAGGGGCGCAACCTCGACGAGGCACGAGAGAGCCTTGCAGTCTTCAGGAGGCGGTTCGTATAG
- a CDS encoding AAA family ATPase, which yields MKVIGIVGMPASGKGEFSKIAEARGIPVVVMGDVIRAAVLEAGLEMTDANMGKVSSDLRAEHGMGAIALKTVPFVEGQAAPIVVIDGIRGSAEVEIFREHFPTFLLVAVKASFETRFGRLKERGRADDVESAEELRRRDERERGWGLGTAMAMADVEVTNEGGMGEYTAKVARLIGAMEGCP from the coding sequence ATGAAGGTCATCGGGATCGTCGGGATGCCGGCGAGCGGAAAAGGAGAGTTCTCAAAGATCGCAGAGGCCAGGGGCATCCCGGTCGTGGTGATGGGCGACGTGATCAGGGCCGCCGTCCTCGAAGCAGGGCTTGAGATGACCGACGCCAACATGGGGAAGGTCTCCTCAGACCTCCGCGCCGAGCATGGCATGGGGGCGATCGCCCTCAAGACCGTCCCCTTCGTCGAGGGCCAGGCCGCCCCGATCGTGGTCATCGACGGGATCAGGGGCAGCGCCGAGGTCGAGATCTTCAGGGAACACTTCCCCACTTTCCTCCTTGTCGCGGTCAAGGCCTCGTTCGAGACCAGGTTCGGCCGCCTCAAGGAACGCGGCCGCGCCGACGACGTCGAGTCTGCAGAAGAACTCAGGAGACGGGACGAGCGTGAGCGCGGCTGGGGCCTGGGTACGGCGATGGCCATGGCCGACGTCGAGGTCACGAACGAAGGCGGCATGGGAGAATACACCGCGAAGGTCGCCAGGCTCATCGGGGCGATGGAGGGGTGCCCATGA
- a CDS encoding anaerobic ribonucleoside-triphosphate reductase activating protein: MNFGGFIPLSTVDWRGKAVCTVFLRGCPVRCHYCQNTAILEGKDEREVDEVLAMIRESTLLASGVVFSGGEATMQKDALLALARGAKKMGLGVGLQTNGVYPATIRALLEEGLIDHIALDVKTTWRRYNNLLKQDFKERVQESLDLCIRGFQQGALPEFEVVVTTFRGCEDEIRYIAQDADGVDFVLQQGVIAGVAPLTFTELAAIADGLGRTVKIRTREDGEVVYEGRRIVRAERIDVSRIEQEHVR, encoded by the coding sequence GTGAACTTCGGGGGATTTATCCCGCTCAGCACGGTGGACTGGAGAGGGAAGGCGGTCTGTACGGTATTTTTACGCGGCTGCCCGGTACGGTGTCATTATTGTCAGAACACCGCCATCCTCGAAGGAAAAGACGAGCGCGAGGTTGATGAGGTGCTTGCCATGATCAGGGAGTCCACCCTCCTCGCCTCTGGCGTCGTCTTCTCAGGCGGCGAGGCGACGATGCAGAAGGACGCCCTCCTCGCCCTGGCCAGGGGCGCGAAGAAGATGGGGCTCGGCGTCGGCCTCCAGACCAACGGAGTCTACCCGGCGACGATCAGGGCCCTCCTCGAAGAAGGGCTCATCGACCATATCGCCCTCGACGTCAAGACCACCTGGCGCCGCTATAACAACCTCCTCAAACAGGACTTCAAAGAACGTGTCCAGGAGTCGCTCGACCTCTGCATCAGGGGCTTCCAACAGGGCGCCCTCCCCGAGTTCGAGGTCGTGGTCACGACCTTCAGGGGATGCGAGGACGAGATCAGATATATCGCACAGGACGCCGACGGCGTCGACTTTGTCCTCCAGCAGGGAGTTATCGCCGGCGTCGCCCCCCTCACCTTCACCGAACTTGCGGCCATCGCCGACGGCCTGGGCCGGACCGTGAAGATCAGGACACGAGAAGACGGCGAGGTCGTCTACGAAGGCAGACGGATCGTCAGAGCAGAACGCATTGATGTCAGCAGGATCGAGCAGGAGCATGTACGATGA
- a CDS encoding ATP-binding protein produces the protein MRPERPPRTQSLSRAGCDALVLLSAGGLLFLTAVYIDAFEMLVAFTRLYERWEIDEIFIAVLILSVGLAIFSLRRWRELRAEMQARKKTQERLNLAIEGGSLGVWDWDVATGEISLIHGWVKTRDDRSLEEETHVSTLGERIHPDDRSLLMRKMAEVRDDTMPYYEGDCRLQGHEGGWRWVHVRGKVTARDHEGHPARATGISRDVTEVHRAQDALREANKKLDLLSTITRHDLLNQLSTIVAYNGMVEGAVGKNETLKDFTRRIAAASETIREQIVFMHDYRSMGVKAPAWQCVEAVARAAGERASRGDLEITILTGRLEIFADPLFEKILFNLVDNTLRHGKRATKAMVSFREEQEEGVIVYEDDGVGVPPALKEKIFTRGFGREDSGLGLFLVREILAITGMTITETGGEGEGARFEIVVPAGGFRWGRSLDMAAP, from the coding sequence GTGAGACCTGAGAGACCCCCCAGAACACAGTCACTCTCCAGGGCAGGATGTGACGCGCTGGTCCTTCTCTCAGCCGGAGGCCTCCTCTTCCTGACCGCCGTATATATTGATGCCTTCGAGATGCTCGTGGCGTTCACTCGCCTCTATGAGCGCTGGGAGATCGACGAGATCTTCATCGCGGTCCTCATCCTCTCGGTGGGGCTTGCCATCTTCTCGCTGCGGCGGTGGCGTGAACTCAGGGCCGAGATGCAGGCACGGAAAAAGACCCAGGAACGGCTGAACCTTGCCATCGAGGGCGGTTCTCTCGGGGTATGGGACTGGGACGTTGCCACAGGAGAAATATCACTGATCCATGGGTGGGTCAAAACCAGGGATGACCGGTCCCTTGAGGAGGAGACTCATGTCTCGACCCTGGGAGAGCGCATCCACCCCGACGACCGCTCCCTGCTGATGAGAAAGATGGCAGAGGTGCGGGACGACACCATGCCCTATTATGAAGGGGACTGCAGGCTGCAGGGCCATGAAGGAGGATGGCGGTGGGTGCATGTCAGGGGGAAGGTGACGGCCCGCGACCACGAAGGCCACCCTGCCAGGGCGACCGGGATCTCAAGGGACGTCACCGAGGTCCACCGGGCCCAGGACGCCCTCAGGGAGGCAAACAAAAAACTCGACCTCCTCTCCACCATCACCAGGCACGACCTCCTCAACCAACTCAGTACCATCGTCGCCTATAATGGCATGGTCGAGGGGGCAGTCGGCAAGAATGAGACGCTCAAGGATTTTACCCGGCGCATAGCCGCTGCGAGTGAGACGATCAGGGAACAGATCGTCTTCATGCATGACTACAGGAGCATGGGAGTGAAGGCCCCTGCATGGCAGTGCGTGGAGGCGGTCGCCAGGGCCGCCGGGGAGAGGGCTTCACGTGGAGACCTTGAGATCACCATCCTCACCGGGCGACTCGAGATCTTTGCCGACCCACTCTTCGAGAAGATCCTCTTCAACCTCGTGGACAACACCCTCCGCCATGGGAAGAGGGCGACGAAGGCCATGGTCTCGTTCCGTGAAGAGCAGGAAGAGGGCGTCATCGTCTATGAAGACGACGGGGTCGGGGTCCCCCCTGCCCTCAAGGAAAAGATCTTCACCCGCGGATTTGGGCGAGAGGACTCAGGGCTCGGGCTCTTCCTGGTGAGGGAGATCCTTGCCATCACCGGGATGACCATCACCGAGACAGGGGGCGAGGGGGAGGGGGCGCGGTTCGAGATCGTCGTGCCGGCCGGCGGGTTCCGGTGGGGCCGTTCCCTCGACATGGCTGCGCCGTGA
- the thiC gene encoding phosphomethylpyrimidine synthase ThiC, which yields MGLIEDAKRGVITKEMKIVAEKEGVTEDFVRRGVAEGHITIPVSPYRDVKICGIGEGLRTKVNASIGTSTDIVDVDQEIEKARQAELAGADTLMELSTGGDFLDIRRRVVEATTLSVGSVPLYQAFIEAARNKGGVVFMDPDDLFRITAEQAKLGTNFMAIHTGINLETMKRLQNQGRHGGLVSRGGAFMTAWMLHNEQENPLYAEFDYLLEILKEHEVTLSFGNGMRAGAVHDATDRAQLQELIINAELADKANDFGVQTIIEGPGHIPLDEVEANVVVQKRVTNRKPFYMLGPLVTDIAPGYDDRVAAIGASLSSACGADFICYVTPAEHLALPTPEEVYEGVMSSRIAAHVGDMIKLKKRDDDLEMGHARRDLDWERQFAVAMNPERAKKIRDERMPADTDGCTMCGDYCALKIVNKNFHF from the coding sequence ATGGGACTAATTGAGGATGCAAAACGCGGCGTCATCACGAAAGAGATGAAAATCGTCGCCGAGAAGGAAGGAGTCACCGAGGACTTTGTCCGGCGCGGCGTGGCCGAGGGCCATATCACGATTCCGGTCTCCCCGTACAGGGACGTCAAAATCTGCGGTATCGGCGAGGGACTGCGGACCAAGGTGAACGCATCCATCGGGACCTCCACCGATATCGTGGACGTCGACCAGGAGATCGAGAAGGCACGGCAGGCCGAACTCGCCGGCGCCGACACCCTGATGGAACTCTCCACCGGCGGCGACTTCCTGGATATCAGGCGCCGGGTCGTCGAGGCGACGACCCTCTCGGTGGGGAGTGTCCCTCTGTACCAGGCCTTCATCGAGGCCGCCAGGAACAAAGGCGGCGTCGTCTTCATGGATCCTGACGACCTCTTCAGGATCACCGCGGAGCAGGCGAAGCTCGGCACGAACTTCATGGCCATCCACACCGGCATCAACCTGGAGACGATGAAGAGGCTCCAGAACCAGGGCAGGCACGGCGGCCTGGTCTCCCGCGGCGGGGCGTTCATGACCGCATGGATGCTCCACAATGAGCAGGAGAACCCGCTCTATGCTGAGTTCGACTACCTTCTGGAGATCCTCAAGGAACACGAGGTCACCCTCTCCTTTGGCAATGGCATGCGGGCCGGGGCCGTCCACGACGCCACCGACCGGGCGCAGCTCCAGGAACTGATCATCAATGCCGAACTCGCCGACAAGGCCAACGACTTCGGGGTCCAGACGATCATCGAGGGGCCCGGTCACATCCCGCTCGACGAAGTCGAGGCAAATGTCGTCGTCCAGAAGCGGGTCACCAACAGGAAGCCCTTCTATATGCTCGGCCCCCTGGTCACCGACATCGCCCCCGGCTACGACGACCGGGTCGCCGCGATCGGTGCCTCCCTCTCCTCGGCCTGCGGCGCTGACTTCATCTGCTATGTCACCCCGGCAGAGCACCTTGCCCTCCCGACCCCTGAGGAGGTCTATGAAGGCGTGATGAGTTCACGGATCGCCGCCCATGTCGGCGACATGATCAAACTCAAGAAGCGCGACGACGACCTCGAGATGGGCCATGCCCGCCGCGACCTCGACTGGGAGCGCCAGTTCGCGGTCGCCATGAACCCTGAGCGTGCGAAGAAGATCAGGGACGAGCGGATGCCCGCCGACACCGACGGCTGCACGATGTGCGGCGATTACTGCGCCCTCAAGATCGTCAACAAGAATTTCCATTTCTAA
- a CDS encoding carboxymuconolactone decarboxylase family protein, with protein sequence MKPTTQKTIDDFLTHADEMADDVLAETEEWLGTVPFIFKLMRERPEAFVFSALGDYKTARPESLDAKTAELVAIAAAAGAGADKCVKVHIGAALKEGATRDEILDTILIAGILGKTKVLADSLRAFKESF encoded by the coding sequence ATGAAACCGACGACACAGAAGACCATCGACGACTTTCTCACCCATGCCGATGAGATGGCAGACGATGTCCTTGCAGAGACCGAGGAGTGGCTCGGGACCGTTCCCTTCATCTTCAAACTGATGCGCGAGCGCCCCGAGGCCTTCGTCTTCTCGGCGCTCGGCGACTACAAGACCGCCCGCCCCGAGAGTCTCGACGCCAAAACCGCAGAACTCGTGGCAATCGCCGCCGCCGCCGGGGCAGGTGCCGACAAGTGCGTGAAGGTCCACATCGGCGCGGCCCTCAAGGAAGGGGCGACCCGCGACGAGATCCTCGACACCATCCTCATCGCCGGCATCCTTGGCAAGACAAAGGTGCTCGCCGACTCCCTCAGGGCGTTCAAGGAATCGTTCTGA
- a CDS encoding 5-formyltetrahydrofolate cyclo-ligase, giving the protein MSAVPDRQAIEKNALREQVKARRAALSPDEITEKSEAITRRLLPLLDRAETVMLYASKSPEVETAGLIDALLAAGRRVVLPIIEKETHTLRLSSIPDRSVLVESTFHVPEPIGHEVPVDPAALDAVVVPMVGFDRGCNRLGYGAGYYDRFLEANPGLTIIGVAFSCQEVQSIPSEPFDRRMDWIITEGECISCPS; this is encoded by the coding sequence ATGAGTGCTGTGCCGGACAGACAGGCCATAGAGAAAAACGCACTGAGAGAGCAGGTCAAGGCACGCCGTGCCGCCCTCTCTCCAGACGAGATCACAGAAAAGAGCGAGGCCATCACGAGGCGCCTCCTCCCCCTTCTCGACAGGGCGGAGACCGTGATGCTCTACGCCTCCAAATCTCCAGAGGTCGAGACCGCCGGCCTCATCGACGCCCTCCTCGCCGCGGGCAGGAGGGTGGTCCTCCCGATCATCGAAAAGGAAACCCACACCCTCCGCCTTTCTTCCATCCCCGACCGGAGCGTGCTGGTCGAGAGCACCTTTCATGTCCCCGAACCCATCGGCCACGAGGTGCCGGTCGACCCCGCCGCCCTTGATGCCGTGGTCGTCCCCATGGTCGGGTTCGACCGTGGCTGCAACCGCCTCGGGTATGGGGCCGGTTACTACGACCGTTTCCTCGAGGCCAACCCAGGCCTGACCATCATCGGGGTCGCCTTTTCCTGTCAGGAAGTTCAGTCCATCCCGAGCGAGCCCTTCGACCGGCGGATGGACTGGATCATTACCGAAGGTGAGTGTATCTCCTGTCCATCATGA
- a CDS encoding CDC48 family AAA ATPase encodes MPKDQVEVIVKEAYHEDAGRGIARVGIDVMKALNLVSGDVVEIQGREKAAAIVWPGYPEDTGRGIIRIDGNIRSDARVGIDDTVKIRKVEVGYGQKVVIQPTQPIRLVGGEQYLRRLMAGRPVFEGQTFRINVLGNPLTFVISKVTPRGIAIITDTTEIELKETPYKPEEGKRTQVSDIHYEDIGGLGRELDMVREMIELPLRHPEIFERLGIEPPKGVLLYGPPGTGKTLIAKAVANEVDAHFISISGPEIMSKYYGESEERLREVFEEAQENAPTIIFIDEIDSIAPKREETKGEVERRVVAQLLALMDGLESRGQVVVIAATNIPDVLDPALRRGGRFDREIEIGIPDKKGRHEILQVHTRGVPLAENVDLDHLAEITHGFVGADVSLLVKEAAMHALRKVIPKIKSEEEIPAGLIEELKVTGDDFDEALKHVEPSAMREVLVEVPDVKWTDVGGLEEVKADLSEAVEWPLKYPEVFARMQTKPPKGILLFGPPGTGKTMLAKATANESECNFISVKGPELLSKWVGESEKGVREIFRKARQAAPSIVFFDEIDSLVPRRGSYSGSTHVTESVVSQLLTELDGLEELKGVMVLGATNRPDMLDEALMRPGRLDRIVYVPPPDRESRKKIFEVYLRGIEGLLAADVDIEAMVNRTEGFAGADIEALVREAKLAAMREFIEAMREKSPQERADAIANVRLTKTHFEEGFAKVKPSLPKERLEEFERLSWDILYGGEQRAALETAAALIKRADLIKDSEKDEEIKGMVQALENAVFARKKDFAKVQHLTDDLEKKLEAIRKKPSYAGLTAPMSGA; translated from the coding sequence ATGCCAAAGGATCAGGTTGAAGTCATCGTCAAGGAAGCATATCACGAGGATGCAGGCCGGGGGATTGCACGCGTCGGGATCGACGTGATGAAGGCCCTCAACCTTGTCTCCGGCGATGTGGTTGAGATCCAGGGACGGGAGAAAGCCGCCGCCATCGTCTGGCCCGGTTATCCAGAGGACACCGGGCGGGGAATCATCAGGATCGACGGCAACATCAGGAGCGACGCACGCGTCGGGATCGACGACACCGTCAAGATCAGAAAGGTGGAGGTGGGCTATGGCCAGAAAGTGGTCATCCAGCCCACCCAGCCGATCAGACTCGTCGGCGGCGAGCAGTACCTCCGCCGGTTGATGGCCGGGCGCCCGGTCTTTGAGGGACAAACCTTCAGGATCAACGTCCTCGGCAACCCGCTCACCTTCGTCATCTCCAAGGTGACTCCCAGGGGAATCGCGATCATCACCGACACCACCGAGATTGAACTGAAAGAGACCCCGTACAAGCCAGAGGAAGGCAAACGCACACAGGTCTCTGACATACACTACGAGGACATCGGCGGGTTGGGCCGGGAACTCGACATGGTCAGGGAGATGATCGAACTCCCGTTGCGCCACCCCGAGATCTTCGAGCGCCTCGGGATCGAGCCGCCCAAGGGCGTACTCCTCTACGGCCCACCGGGCACCGGCAAGACCCTCATCGCCAAGGCCGTCGCCAACGAGGTGGACGCCCACTTCATCTCGATCTCAGGCCCTGAGATCATGAGCAAGTACTATGGCGAGTCAGAGGAGCGGCTGCGCGAGGTCTTTGAGGAGGCCCAGGAGAATGCCCCGACGATCATCTTCATCGACGAGATCGACTCCATCGCACCCAAACGCGAGGAGACGAAGGGCGAGGTGGAACGCCGTGTGGTCGCCCAGCTCCTCGCCCTCATGGACGGGCTCGAGTCGAGGGGGCAGGTCGTGGTCATCGCCGCCACCAACATCCCCGACGTCCTCGACCCGGCGCTGCGCCGGGGCGGGCGGTTCGACCGCGAGATCGAGATCGGGATCCCTGACAAGAAAGGACGCCACGAGATCCTCCAGGTCCACACCAGGGGCGTGCCCCTTGCCGAGAACGTGGACCTCGACCACCTGGCCGAGATCACCCACGGGTTTGTCGGGGCCGACGTCTCGCTCCTGGTGAAGGAGGCGGCGATGCACGCCCTCCGCAAGGTGATCCCGAAGATCAAGTCAGAGGAGGAGATCCCGGCTGGCCTGATCGAGGAACTGAAGGTGACCGGTGATGACTTCGACGAGGCCCTCAAGCATGTCGAACCCTCGGCGATGCGCGAGGTGCTCGTCGAGGTGCCTGACGTGAAGTGGACCGATGTCGGCGGGCTTGAGGAGGTGAAGGCCGACCTGAGCGAGGCGGTGGAGTGGCCGCTGAAGTACCCCGAGGTCTTTGCCAGGATGCAGACCAAACCGCCCAAGGGCATCCTCCTCTTCGGTCCTCCCGGCACCGGCAAGACCATGCTTGCCAAGGCGACGGCAAACGAGAGCGAGTGCAACTTCATCTCGGTGAAGGGCCCAGAACTCCTCTCCAAGTGGGTCGGCGAATCCGAGAAGGGCGTGCGCGAGATCTTCAGGAAGGCCAGGCAGGCGGCGCCGTCGATCGTCTTCTTCGACGAGATCGATTCGCTGGTGCCTAGGCGCGGCTCGTACTCCGGGTCGACACATGTCACCGAGAGTGTCGTCTCCCAGCTCCTCACTGAACTCGACGGCCTGGAGGAACTCAAGGGCGTCATGGTGCTGGGTGCAACAAACCGGCCCGACATGCTTGACGAGGCCCTGATGCGCCCTGGCAGGCTCGACCGGATCGTCTATGTCCCGCCCCCAGACAGAGAGAGCAGGAAGAAGATCTTCGAGGTCTACCTGCGCGGCATCGAGGGACTGCTCGCCGCCGATGTCGATATCGAAGCCATGGTGAACCGGACAGAGGGCTTTGCCGGCGCCGATATCGAGGCGTTGGTGAGGGAGGCGAAGCTGGCGGCGATGCGCGAGTTCATTGAGGCGATGCGGGAGAAGTCGCCCCAGGAGCGGGCCGACGCCATTGCAAATGTGCGGCTCACGAAGACGCACTTCGAGGAGGGGTTTGCAAAGGTGAAGCCGTCGCTCCCGAAAGAGCGGCTCGAAGAGTTCGAGCGGCTCTCCTGGGATATCCTGTACGGCGGGGAGCAGCGGGCCGCCCTCGAGACGGCCGCCGCCCTGATCAAGCGTGCAGACCTCATCAAGGACTCAGAGAAGGACGAGGAGATCAAGGGCATGGTCCAGGCGCTGGAAAACGCCGTCTTTGCGAGGAAGAAGGACTTTGCGAAGGTCCAGCACCTCACCGACGACCTGGAGAAGAAACTCGAAGCGATCAGGAAAAAACCATCCTATGCCGGCCTTACGGCCCCTATGAGCGGGGCCTGA